DNA sequence from the Centroberyx gerrardi isolate f3 chromosome 2, fCenGer3.hap1.cur.20231027, whole genome shotgun sequence genome:
ATTATTAGTCTGGGTGTCATTATTGCCATTGATTTGACATCCCCATGAGGGTCGGCCTGTAGGCTTTTCAGCAAGACTCTATGGAGGCTTGAGGTTACAGCAACACAAGATTATTTTTGGTCAGATTGAACACATCTTGCAAAAACGACCCGCAGAATATTATGATGTGGACTATTTTTTCCATCAATCCAATGTATTATACAAAAGTATGCACAAAGGGTCATGCTTGTAGTGTGAACCATTAATCCTCTTTGAATACATGCAAAATACTCCTGCCTTTGCCAAACATAATACACAGTTGACCACTTGTGGGAAATGGAAAAGAGATGTTTGGGAAAATAAGAATCAGCTTTCGGCAAAATTTGTGTTTTAGTTTGGCCCCCGAGAAGGTGCTCATCAATCTGTGACCATTTTGAATGGTAATGATATTTAAATGAAAACTATCCTGCTTTGTCAGTACACAAAGGAGTGCGGACAAGAGGGAAAATCTTGAAAATACTGtctccgagtgtgtgtgtgtatgtgtgtgtgtgtgtgtgtgtgtataggcctACACCCTTTCAAATTTTCCAGTTTTTACTTTCTAGTTTTTCTAGTTTcatattttctacttttttcacTGTCATTTGGATATAGttaccaacaaaaacaaaaggctactCATGTCTGACAAtgtataaaaaatgtaaaacacattggTGGCATAAGTGCGCACACCCCTTGGTTGTAATTGTGTTAGGATTTAACTAAACATTGCACAGAGCTAATTTGCCTTCATCTTAAATAAAATAGTGATTCTAATTAGACCAATTAAAACTGGGATTTCACTGAAGGTTTCTTAGTTGCTAAGTGTATTTCAGTGTGCAGAGGCTAGCATAGCAACAAGGAGCTAACACCAGATCTTCAAGATCTTGCTGTCGAAGGTTTCAGATTAGGACATATAGGATACAAAAAGATTTCAAAGACCTTAAATATTTCCTGGAGCACAGTGAAGATTGTAATGAAGAAGTGGAGGAAACATGGCACCATCAGGACTTTGCCTAGTTCAGGTCGTCCCTCTAAGATGGATGACTATGCAAAGAGGTCGCTTGTAAGGGAAGCTACCAAGAGGCCACCAGCAACCTTAAAATAACTGTCTGTCCACTCCATGCATGTAACAGTTGTGTGTTCTCTGCACTTCTGGGCTGAGGAGTAGGATGGCAAGATGGAGGCCACTTCTCACTAAAAAGGACATCCAGTCCCAATTATGCAAGAAGATACAGTTAATCTCCCAAAACCATGGATAAATGTCTTCTGGTCTGATAAAATCAGGGTAGAACTTTTTTCAAAAGATATGTTTCATTCAGAGCCAataccagtgtttcccacacagagGCTTTACCAGGTAAAGCCCTCTGGTCTTCTGGTCTCATGAAACCAAGGTGAACTTTTTGGTCTTAATTCCAAAATATGGTGCAGAGCCAATACAGCCCATCATCTTAATAACACACTACCTACTGTTCAGCATGTTGGCAGCATCTTTCTATGGGGCTGTTTCATTTTTTGGGGGATGGGGATCCTGACTCTGGTCAGGATAAAGGAGAAAATGAATAGTTCCAAACACCAAGGTATTTTGGGGAACAATCTTCTGTCCTCTGCAAAAATAAGCTCAAACAACGAATAACAAAGTCTGTCATCTTTCATCATGAAATGATAGAAAGAAAATTCCTAAATCAGTCGATAGACACTAATCCAAACACTGCTGCAAACTGCTGCTATTAAAGCAAAAGGTTCTTTTTCCAtgaattaaagggaaaatccaccccaaaacaccaACTCTGTTAAAAAATAGCTATTGGCGACATACCTTGCATTACtaggcccattttgttgttcggtgctggatttttttctgttcccaTGGATAGCTGACCACATGTAAacgatgtgatgtcatgtcgagatatttccagtgcagctacaatggagtttaatagcagaatcTTCAAAGacaaagggcttctttctagactcaccattttgcaccgacgttcaacaatcatacagggagaaatccatcgtagaagagtcagggataccaatttctccaccaacagtagcctcaatagaccagaatgcaatgcaggcACAAGACATTTTGCGTTTTCAGTAAAGGGACGtgactcttgctttttctcaacCTGAACaaactcactctcttgctcttattATTGCTAATGCCATCACTAttactattgctctctccacctacacgtgAGACCAAtggctgaatgcaacaagttaaGGACCATTCTCTCGGGGTTGTCCAAAGGCCTTTTGAGAAATAtaagaaatcactaactgaagtagaagtagacgtgggcacacaaaaaaaaaggaaattacaccacttgatcacaaaataactcttgtaatgcactgaacatcacagattgatgatatctaacagtgtaaatgGGTCTGAGGGGGAGACTTTCATTTTAATTGAGTGGTGTGCGCAGTTAAGCAACCACTGTCATAAGCAACCAATATTGCCACAAATGAGTATTCTTTGTTTATTACCTGAGACTTTGCTGGTTACTGTATCCaagtgaaagtgtgaaaaaaGTATCATTTACTGGGCTTTGATTTCAAGCCTCAAGGTTCAAAATGGTGAGCTTTAACTACCTATCTAAAAACCAATGTGAACCATAAGGCTTATATGCTATTTAATATGGTTGTTGAGATATAATGACAATTGATTACAATGCCATGATGAGCAAGCTGTGAAATGATGGCCACATCATCAGCTTGTGTTTTTCTGGCCAGGTCCAAACTACAGAATTGCCCCAAAGACATAAAGCCTTCATCCCTCTGTTGATTCATTCAATCTTATTTGAGAGCGGTTGATACAATCTGACAGAATAGTCTGCTGTAAATACTGGGCTGTGGAGCTGCTCTCCAGCTGTTGCTTATCCCAAGGTAATAAAAATGGGACAAATCAGCCCATAATCCCTCCTCAGTCCCTCCATTGTTCTTGGAACGATGCTATGCTAAAAAATAGGATCTTCTTAGGATTCTTAGTAACATCAGCAtctgcagaattctgttttctgacCCGCTGTATCAGTTTGTTGACAGCTCTAAAATTACATTCATTTTAGAAACTGGAATTACTCtcatttttatgtgaatttgTGGTATTGCATCCATGTAGTTTCTTCATCATAATGAGACAACAACATACATTTGTGACTGTTGATCATAAATAATTCCAAATGTGTCTAATAATTTTCTAATTTCACATGAtctatttatttactgtatCCGTGAATTGTGATTGGTTTGGTCCGGACACTAGGGCtgcataatgaatgaataaaaaaaaaagcaaaaatgcaaTATTGCCTATTGCAATTTACAAATCGTAaaaggcagatttttttttttctcagagggAAACAGCCTCCTAAACAAAAGTCTAAAAATCATGATAAATGTTAGAGATgtcattttattcaaattttGCAAACCAAgtttaaatttttattttagcGTCTCATATCCATTTTGAGCATAATTTAagcattgaaaaaaaatgcacaataaGTTATGTCTACATTTATTGTGAATCAAATTACAATCACAATATTCAACAAAAATATTAGTTTTTCGTCGATGTTTTGCCATCCTTGTGTGTGCTCCTGTCAGGTAGACTACCTTTATATTTACTTTGGGTTGCCAGGCGCTGATGATCAGCGACTACTTGGTGACTAGTTACAGAACTTTTTACTGTGCCTGAGTCTTTCAAGAAGGCTACTCTTTTGAGGATTTCTCTGAAGCTTGCAGACAACAACCTCAGGGCTTTGAGTTTGCTCTGAAGCAGAGGTGAAGGAACTGCTCACTGTCTCAGATGTACAGGGGTACAGGGGTCAGTCTAACTCAGCTCACGCTTTTTTATCTGGTCTGCATGTGGCTCTCACTGGTTGCAGGGATTTGCTGGGGACAGTAGTGATAGCTTTTCATGAAAACCTCATCCCAAGGTACAAAGTGACACATGTATCATGATTCTCTCTTGATGTCTCTGCCAAAGACAAGCCCTGAACAGTAGCTTAGTATGCATGGCAGAGTGCAGAGTATCTGCACTAATCTTGTAATTAAACAGGAATCTGGACACTTTAGTTCACAAGCTCTCCCTCTCACCTTACATCTTCTTCATTTCCTTCTTAAAGGTCCGACCTGCTTGATCAGCCAATATATATGATGGTTAAAAGATGCTGAAGTCAAATGTtttaattccatttttttttcactaattCTGCAAACTCTGCACAACTGACATTTGTACTCACCAGCATTTGAAACTTTAAACCGCAATTGTTGCATGAGTAGTTGCCATATTTACTGGatacacacatccatccatttaGAATAGGGGAAAAAATCAGCAGAACGTGCTCCCATTTTCCACAATCCGCATGTTGAATTCAAGGATTCTCTGGACATTACCATGGTTGTAATCATGTTGCAGCAGACTGCCTGTTCTGTAGATTGGTTGACTTCTCTTTCCACATCTTGGTCCATTTGTGGCACATTAACTTACCAGGCCCTTGATCCTGGTGGGACTGCTGCAACAACTTGGTCAGTGCATTCATGCCTTGTGGAGGAATAACCATTTGAATACATCCATGTTTGACACAGTTCCAAATGCTGGGTGAAGAGGCTCTGCAATGCTATTAAATGAGGCTCTACTAACAGAAGGCTATCCTTTGAGCACATGCTCATGGACATTTGAAAGTGTCACATCTTTTGCTGTCCATTTCCTTCATTACGATCTCAGTTGACTTCAGTCCTTGGACTTTTTAATGGTTCTTATTTACATACAGTGAATCTCCTTGCTGCAGTATATCCCTCCTGAACTTGTAGTGTAATTGGCAGCTGGCAGAGTAGAGAGGttgggagggaggtggagcaGTAACCCTTAGGAGGCCTAGAGCTCAGTTGTGTTAGTTGGAGCTGGAGCCGCTACAACAGCTTTGATCTTAGCATCAATTGTGTGATCTCCCTTGGCATCCACTTTCTGTCCCAGGTACCAAACCTCTTCAGCGAGCAATGGGCAAAtggttctgttttgtttgagacTAGCGTCTTCCATTCTTGCCAATAGTTTATATACAGTAGGTTCTTCAAGTGTGACTCCCTGGTTGTCCTGATAACTAGAATAACTAGGGGCTGAAAATGCTCCAAATAGTAACCTGCATGTGAATGTCCCTTGGAGTGTTAATAATCCTGTATTTCTTGGAGTCCTCATCATGGTGGATCTAATAATATTTGCGACTCCTGCCAGCCAATGTAGCCAATAGTGTGTGTATCCAAAGTGGAACTCCATATCCACTTTGGATATGGAGTTCTGCTCCAGGTTAGAAAGTATTTACAGTTAGGCTATTTGTAGTCCCCACATAATCTATACTCAGATCTTGGCCTGTAAAAGTGGGATGTAGTATCAGCAGTCACATGAGTGGTAATTTTGAAACCTTTTAAGGTCCTGGCCTGATTTTTGAACACTTTCTCATGCTTTGAGAGCACTTGGTGTCAGGGTCTCAGTATTCTGTTGCCTAGAGGGAACTCTGGGCTTTGCACCTTTAAAATCCACTAGGCTTTGCGCAAACTATAGGTTTTCATCCTGCCCTTGTCAATTATGGCAAATACTTATGGATGCAGGACTCCATAAGTAAGTTAAACATGTCTTACAGTGTTACATTATTCAGTATACATGCATACTGAGTAGCACAACATAGTATGGGTCTTATTCATACTGCTAGGTGACTATATAATATGATTCTCAAGAATTTCAGAATTATTTTTAAATTACAAAGACTTGAATTAACCTTTTAACCTGGCATGtactcatacatttttttttcccttttttgccCTCTGCAGGTTTCCCTGATTTTCCAGGGAGTGCACCCCCTTCTTAATTATGGAGGTATTGCAGTGTGATGGGTGTGACTTCCGTGCCGAGTCATATGATGACTTGAAGACCCACATTCAGGAAGTACACACTGTTTTCCTGCAGCCTGCAGATGCAGATGAGTCTGACTCTCTGAAAGATGAGGATGAAgacgaggaagaagaagaggaatatGATGACAAGGATGACAAGGATTATACGCCTCCTAAAGCTGGAATGAGTATGGCTACCACATTACCTTAGACATtaatagggctgcaactaacgattattttcattgtcgattaatcgattagttgtttggtctatgaaatgtcagaaaatggtgaaaaatgtcgatcagtgtttcccaaagcccaagatgacgtcctcaaatgtcttgttttgtccacaacccaaagatattcagtttactgtcacagaggagtaaagaaaccagaaaatattcacatttaagaagctggaatctgagaattttgacttatttttcttaaaaaattactcaaaccgattaatcgattatcaaaatagttggcgattaatttaatagttgacaactaatcgattaatcgattaatcgttgcagctctagacATTAGAGTTAACACTTTGTTGAGGATTGGAAAAGACTCCAGACTATGATGCTCACATAATTTACTGAcgaacattaaaaaaatgttttcagtttAGATTTAGCGCTGCCATTTGCTATGTCAATATTTTATACAACAATATAAAATCTAAATAATAATTTCACaaagtttttactttttgtcTTATATTGTAACAAGAATAAAACAATTTTGATGCTGTTATACTATTTTTCAGCAAAATTCTgacatattttctctttttttaggCCCCAACTCCACTGACGGTTCCAACCAAACATTACAAAAGCAGACAGCTGAATCTCTCCTGCCGTTTTACCAGTGCAAGTTCTGTGTCCGTTACTTCAGATCAAAGTCCTTTTTGAAAAACCACACCAAAAAGGTGCACAATGTTGTAGAGGAAGATTCAGATGCAAGTAACTCCTCACAGACATCTAAACATCCCAGCTACACCATCATAATGCACAATGACCATTCAAAAGTGTATTCCTGCCAGTATTGCACATACAAGTCTCCACGCAAAGCAAGGATAATGAAACACCAAATAATGTATCATAACAAAGTTCCTTCAGAAGGCACGGGAGATCCTTCAGAATTTGTGGAGGCTGGAGAGGAATCTCACTCAACCAGTGGATTCCTCAAGGGAACATTTGCCTGTGAATGGTGTGACTATCAGACTGACGAGAAGGATAGCTGGACTAATCATGTAGTGAAGGAGCACAGTGACAAGGTGAAGATTGTTTCCAGCGTTGAGGAGCTGGAAGGGGAGGTAAGCTCCCCCAAACCAgattctccctcctcttccagaAGCCCACCTAGATCAAAGATAACTTTCAGTGATGTAAGTGGAAATGAGGGGTCCACAGGGGAAACACCAGAAAACACGTTGGGGAAGTCAGCTGCTGGGATCTCATCCTTTCAATATGCACAGATCAATGCAGTAACACCAAACAGTACAGGTTCCTCCATTTTGTCTAAGAGGTTTGCTGCATCTGATGTCTCCAATGCTGTCATTGAGATGGATGCCAGCTTACTCAATGAAGAAGACTCAAGGAGCAGCttggaagatgatgatgaagagttAGGTGATATAGATGATCCCAACTATACTGGGACCCTGTCAGCTGATGCAAAGCAACTTTTAACTGATGAGGATAACAAATTACTGGAGACTAAAGGAATACCATTCAGAAAGTACATGAACCGCTTTCAGTGCCCCTTCTGCTCATTCCTTACCATGCATCGGCGGAGCATCTCCCGCCACATTGAAAACATTCACCTTTCTGGTAAAACCACAGTGTATAAATGTGATGAATGCCCATTTATTTGTACCAGCCCTCTCAAActaggcacacacaaacagagccaCAGTTCCTCAGACTTGGAGACCATGGACCTAACCAGCGATAGTCCAGAACCCCAGAATGACACTGCTGCAGAACCAGTTAATGGGGGTAATGTAGGTTCCAAAGTCAATGGAAAAAAGTCAACCAGCACAGTGAACGACCAGCAGAACCCTCACCGCTGCACACTCTGCAGCTTCTCTACCACCACACTGAAAGGCCTGAGGGTTCACCAGCAGCATAAGCACTCCTACTGTGATGATCTACAGCCCACTGTCTTTGAAAGCCCATTGACTGACCAGCCAGACTCTGAGGTGGACACTTCTCCGATTTTTTTACAAAAAACCCAGACCTCCATTCTAGGACTTGCCACCAAAAAGCCCTTAGTGACAGGGAAAAGAGCCAGGAAGTCCATTAATGACTTGCCTTTGGATTTATCCTCAGTTAAGAAGAGAACTAGAATTGATGAAATTGCCAGCAACCTTCAGAGTAAGATAAGCCAAAGCCAACAGgacatgataataaatctgGATGAAATGGATGATGAAGAAGTGGGAGAAAATCACGCTAGTACTGATAAAGAGGGCAGCAACCATGACAGTAAAAACCCTGTCTTCACTTACAACACACAGCAACTTCATGTAAGAGAATCAACCATCTCGCATGAAGGAGGTAGAATAGGGAAAAGGAAAAGCAACCCCAAGTCAAAACCTAGGAACATTCCTATTGCACTGACTCTCTCAGATGATAGTGAAAATATCTCTGCGGACCCTAATGATCTCCAAGACCAGAGTAACCAAGACAGTAGGGACACTTTCCAGGAGAATGCAGAATATTCAGAGGAACCCGGAACTGCACGTTTCTATTGTAAACACTGTGATTACCACAACAAGTCAGCCCGTAGTGTCAGCACCCATTACCAGAGAATGCACCCCTACATCAAGTTCAGCTTTAAGTACATCCTGGACCCTGAGGACCAGAGTGCTGTCTTCCGCTGTCTGGAGTGCTACATTGAATACACAAATTACAATGATCTACACCAACACTACATGGATCACCACCCTGAGGCAAGCAATGTGCTCAACTTTAACCAGCCAAATCTGGTATACATGTGCCGCTTCTGTTCATACACAAGCCCCAATGTCAGGAGCCTAATGCCCCATTACCAAAGAATGCATCCCACAGTAAAAATCAACAATGCCATGATCTTCTCCAGCTATGTAGTGGAGCAATCCCACAAGACTGGTGAATCGCAAACACTGAGGGAAATATTGAACTCTGGCCCCAAGAATTTCAACTCCGCCACCTCCACCCCCAGATCCTCCTCCAGCCCAGTGCTGAAACCCATCTCCAAGACCCCTGAAGCCGGTGCTGAGACAGAGGCTCTCAAAGAAGCGATGGGTGGTAATGTTGTGGTCTATGACTGTGATGTGTGTTCCTTTGCTAGCCCCAACATGCATTCTGTTTTGGTCCACTATCAGAAGAAACACCCAGAGCAAAAGGCGTCTTATTTCCGCATACAGAAAACCATGAAGGTCATCTCAGTGGACCGGCCACAACCTGCTGCCAACTCTTCATTTAACCTTAGTGTCGCCACACCTACAAAGTCATCAAGTGCTACATTGTTTGGATCTGATGAGGAAATCTACTACTGTAAACATTGCGTGTACAGTAACAGATCTGTTGTTGGTGTATTGGTCCATTATCAAAAGAGACACCCAGAAGTAAAAGTGACAGCAAAATATATCAAACATGGCGCTCCCACCCCTGGATTGATGAAATTAATGGATGAATTGCAAATTGCAGCTCCCAAACAGTTTTTGAAGCAGTTTCACAATAATGGATATGATGGATCTAATAACTCAAGTCCTAAAGctggaaatggagagaaaggtgAGGCTGAGATGCTGTTCTTTTGTCAGCACTGTGATTATGGCAACCGTACTGTAAAAGGAGTGCTTATTCATTACCAGAAAAAGCATCGGGACACCAAGGCTAATGCTGACCTTGTACGTCGCCACACTGCAGTTGTCCGGAGTCAACGTGAGCGTGCTCAGATGGTTCAGTCTGGCAGTGTCTCATCTGCCATGACACCAGCCCCTGCAGACCCTGAGAACTCCACAACTCTCCGTTCACTAAAGTGCAGACACTGTTCCTACACATCCCCCTATGTCTATGCCCTAAAGAAACATCTGAAGAAAGAGCACCCTACTGTGAAGGCCACGGCCATGACCATATTACACTGGGCCTACCAAGATGGCATCTTGGAGGCTGGCTACCACTGTGAGTGGTGCATTTACTCCCATGCAGAACCCCAAGGCCTGCTGCTCCATTACCAAAGACGCCATCCTGAGCACAATGTAGATTACACATACATGGCCAGCAAGCTATGGGCTGGGCCAGAGACTACCCAGCAAGGGGGCAACTTGGACACTAAGCATTACAGATGCAGAGACTGTGCCTTTGAGGCCTGTACAATATGGGATATCACCAGTCACTACCAAGCAGTTCACCCCTGGGCCATCAAAGGGGACGAATCTGTACTTTTGGATATCATCAAAGGGAATAGGTCACCTGAAAAGGTCCACCAGTCAATGGCCAAAGAACATGCACCTTTCAATTGCCAGGCTGTTGAAGATGATGGAGCACTGGTCATTGCTACCCCACCTCAAGAAAGCAACCCCCATCCTTCCCACCCACGTCTTTCTATCTCCAACAATCCATAtcagtgtactgtatgtctgtcagAGTACAACAGTCTCCATGGCCTCCTTACTCACTATGGAAAGAAGCACCCaggcatgaaagtaaaagcTGCAGATTTTGCACAGGAGGCTGACATCAACCCCAGTTCTGTTTATAAGTGTCGTCACTGTCCGTATGTGAACTCTCGCATCCATGGGGTCCTAACTCACTATCAGAAACGGCACCCATTAGTGAAAGTCACTGCAGAAGATTTTGCAGATGATATAGAGCAAATTGCCGACTTAAATGAAGCAGATGACAAGTGCAAAACTCAAAGGCAGGGCTATGGTGCATACAGATGCAAAATGTGCCCGTACACACATGGGACACTGGAAAAACTCAAAATCCATTATGAAAAATATCACAATCAACCAGCTTCCGATatgttctctccttctcttatAAGTTTCTCCTCCGGCAAAGAAACAGAGCCAGTAGCTGAATGCAGTGCCAGTAGTATATCGAGTGCTCCAGAAGTCCAGGAGGTCGGCGAATTGGACCTTGCTCTCTCCCAGTTTCCCATCaataagacagagaaacacGCTATATTCAAGTGTCAACTCTGCAAATACTTTTGCTCCACCAGGAAAGGCATCGCCCGCCACTACCGTATCAAGCACAACAACGTCCGTGCTCAGCCAGAGGGTAAAAACAATGTCTTCAAATGTGCTCTGTGTTCATACACAAACCCTATACGGAAAGGCCTGGCAGCACACTACCAGAAGCGTCATGACATCGATGCCTATTACACCCATTGTTTGGCTGCTTCCAAGACAATGACCGATAAGCCTGCTAAAGTGATGGCACCCCCATCATCAGAAGGAGACTGCTCAGAAATGAATGAAGACCTACGCTTGGCTGTGGAGAGGCGAAAGTGTTCTCTTTGCAGCTTCCAGGCCTTCAGCAGGAAAAGCATTGTCTCACACTACATTAAACGCCACCCAGGTGTCTTCCCCAAGAAGCAGCATGCTAGCAAGCTCGGCCGCTACTTCACCGTTATCTATGCCAAAGAACCCGAGAAGATCACTGTCAGTGCAACGGTAGAGGAAGACAAGGAAGTGTTGGAGGTTCAGCTTGAGCCTGAGCAGGACAGAGAGGTTGAATGGCTGCCGTTCAAGTGTCTAAAATGCTTCCGGCTGTCCTTCAGCACAGTCGAGCTGCTTTCTATGCACTACAATGaccaccacagcaatgacctgAAGAGAGACTTTGTAGTATCGCCCAGTCCCGGGGAGGATGGTTCAGAGTTGTACCAGTGTTCCCACTGTGAGCTGAGGTTCCTGGCTCTCCCAGTCCTGGCCAAGCATCTGATGAACCACAATGAGGAGTTTCAGAAGAGGGCCatgaggcaggagaggaggaggcagcttCTCAGCAAACAGAAGGCCACAGAACTACCAGAGACCAAGCCTGAGAAGGTAAGTACAGATGATATTTCATAGAATGATCTCTGAAACTTGTTACCTGGTAAATTAAACGTTAAATAAtctaaaagaaaataaacataattttcaATGCTCCTACACTTTCATTCTTGAAAGGAGGTAACAATTagtcaagttaaaaaaaaatgtggtatGTATAATAAGTTCTTTGTGTCAATTCCCTTTCTGTTAACAGGAGAACCCTGTAAATAAAGCCCCCATAGGATTCAGGTGTAACTTCTGTGTGGAGGTGCACCCCACCCTCCGAGCCATCTGCAACCACCTTAGGAAGCACGTCCAGTATGGAGAGG
Encoded proteins:
- the znf462 gene encoding zinc finger protein 462 isoform X4, with protein sequence MEVLQCDGCDFRAESYDDLKTHIQEVHTVFLQPADADESDSLKDEDEDEEEEEEYDDKDDKDYTPPKAGMSPNSTDGSNQTLQKQTAESLLPFYQCKFCVRYFRSKSFLKNHTKKVHNVVEEDSDASNSSQTSKHPSYTIIMHNDHSKVYSCQYCTYKSPRKARIMKHQIMYHNKVPSEGTGDPSEFVEAGEESHSTSGFLKGTFACEWCDYQTDEKDSWTNHVVKEHSDKVKIVSSVEELEGEVSSPKPDSPSSSRSPPRSKITFSDVSGNEGSTGETPENTLGKSAAGISSFQYAQINAVTPNSTGSSILSKRFAASDVSNAVIEMDASLLNEEDSRSSLEDDDEELGDIDDPNYTGTLSADAKQLLTDEDNKLLETKGIPFRKYMNRFQCPFCSFLTMHRRSISRHIENIHLSGKTTVYKCDECPFICTSPLKLGTHKQSHSSSDLETMDLTSDSPEPQNDTAAEPVNGGNVGSKVNGKKSTSTVNDQQNPHRCTLCSFSTTTLKGLRVHQQHKHSYCDDLQPTVFESPLTDQPDSEVDTSPIFLQKTQTSILGLATKKPLVTGKRARKSINDLPLDLSSVKKRTRIDEIASNLQSKISQSQQDMIINLDEMDDEEVGENHASTDKEGSNHDSKNPVFTYNTQQLHVRESTISHEGGRIGKRKSNPKSKPRNIPIALTLSDDSENISADPNDLQDQSNQDSRDTFQENAEYSEEPGTARFYCKHCDYHNKSARSVSTHYQRMHPYIKFSFKYILDPEDQSAVFRCLECYIEYTNYNDLHQHYMDHHPEASNVLNFNQPNLVYMCRFCSYTSPNVRSLMPHYQRMHPTVKINNAMIFSSYVVEQSHKTGESQTLREILNSGPKNFNSATSTPRSSSSPVLKPISKTPEAGAETEALKEAMGGNVVVYDCDVCSFASPNMHSVLVHYQKKHPEQKASYFRIQKTMKVISVDRPQPAANSSFNLSVATPTKSSSATLFGSDEEIYYCKHCVYSNRSVVGVLVHYQKRHPEVKVTAKYIKHGAPTPGLMKLMDELQIAAPKQFLKQFHNNGYDGSNNSSPKAGNGEKGEAEMLFFCQHCDYGNRTVKGVLIHYQKKHRDTKANADLVRRHTAVVRSQRERAQMVQSGSVSSAMTPAPADPENSTTLRSLKCRHCSYTSPYVYALKKHLKKEHPTVKATAMTILHWAYQDGILEAGYHCEWCIYSHAEPQGLLLHYQRRHPEHNVDYTYMASKLWAGPETTQQGGNLDTKHYRCRDCAFEACTIWDITSHYQAVHPWAIKGDESVLLDIIKGNRSPEKVHQSMAKEHAPFNCQAVEDDGALVIATPPQESNPHPSHPRLSISNNPYQCTVCLSEYNSLHGLLTHYGKKHPGMKVKAADFAQEADINPSSVYKCRHCPYVNSRIHGVLTHYQKRHPLVKVTAEDFADDIEQIADLNEADDKCKTQRQGYGAYRCKMCPYTHGTLEKLKIHYEKYHNQPASDMFSPSLISFSSGKETEPVAECSASSISSAPEVQEVGELDLALSQFPINKTEKHAIFKCQLCKYFCSTRKGIARHYRIKHNNVRAQPEGKNNVFKCALCSYTNPIRKGLAAHYQKRHDIDAYYTHCLAASKTMTDKPAKVMAPPSSEGDCSEMNEDLRLAVERRKCSLCSFQAFSRKSIVSHYIKRHPGVFPKKQHASKLGRYFTVIYAKEPEKITVSATVEEDKEVLEVQLEPEQDREVEWLPFKCLKCFRLSFSTVELLSMHYNDHHSNDLKRDFVVSPSPGEDGSELYQCSHCELRFLALPVLAKHLMNHNEEFQKRAMRQERRRQLLSKQKATELPETKPEKENPVNKAPIGFRCNFCVEVHPTLRAICNHLRKHVQYGEVKEGHVKQEVSEVPLTLPSESITNGELDGNEAAAAEADGLETSAATTMGPPLVSTGPGGVAVAMETMEAQADGGGGRAAALVAAARAVVSGGQLKQRLAAGGHPCAQCDRVFMSMQGLRSHERSHSAMALFSREDKYSCQYCQFVSPFRHNLDRHVQSHHGHHKPFKCKFCPFKSAYLSRLKSHLHKAHAGEHTYKCLSCPFSSMTISQLKEHSLRDHGEALTLPKLRAATQAAHASLKPSRLASDTEQTPLAPDDPAYLEPADVRQQLSHYQLASRSQMSSGSTPGGSTVADSRPDGVLTCEFCEFSSGYMQSLRRHYRDRHGGKKLFKCKDCSFFTCYKNTFTMHVEAGHNISAPDEGPKDLRCPLCLYHTKHKSNMIDHIVLHREERVVPLEVSRSKLSRHLQGLVFRCHKCTFTCSSDQALQLHLQKHAELKPYQCQLCYYDSSRRSQLEEHLRLEHKVVRNFELMGRVNLDQLEMMKEHGSSAEEEEEREMIEMVVDGRVAMEEEDEGMDMMENEVEEQREMDDEDLVEEFKQEEVEEEEEEEEAEEVEAEKPAPQVLASPSSSSSSVGSSGVEKRLPCEFCGRCFTNSTEWERHVLRHGMMVNSSRMDTSTTPEVEASAPPAVGSSVSMDAGLELSSNSTEGGYPTDLSQRSQNLYVEDKELLETKKDQQFG